The nucleotide window aaaaagcaaaacaacaaataatcacccttttataaaaaatgacaCAATTTTGAATTCTGATTGGGAAGATAAAGAACTGAAAAAggtattaataaatttcgaaataaaaatgttccatatatatatgtatacttttcattattataatacatttttttatttctcttCCTATTAAAGAAATTCGATTTATATGAGCATCAAAGAATATTTCTCAAAAGCAATGTAAAGGATAGGGTGGAAACTTGTAACAGTAATAAGAAATTAAATAACATTGGTCTATCTTCAAATGAATACACAAATTATAATGTTGTAtcagaaaaaaatagttatGAACAtgctaaaaaaattaatgaactATGGAATATATATGTCAATGAGTTACTTGAACTAACAAACAATAATGAATTATCTCTCGAAACAATCAATGAGATGGAGTTGAACGGGGCATATGTAGAAGTTCATAAATCACGATGTTCATCATATATTGGCATTAAAGGAATAATCATTCTGGAAACTCAAAatgtaattatataaaatacgtaaaaaaattgtatgaaaatataaaatgtaataaaatgaaatatatattgtgcATCATTAAATAGTCCttcaatttttattgtttcattgtataatatttttgtgcAATactatatgcatatttatatacacatatatccGAATAAATATTTCTATTGTTTAGGgctttaaaataataactcCCAATAACAAAGTACTAATACTATTAAAGAACAAAACTGTTtttataatcaaaataaaggATAAACAATATTATTTGCATGGTGTGCAACTAATGCGAGATCCTGCATTAAAATCTTCGAAGAAATACAAAATGTTGCAGAACAGagttatttgaaaaataattgaattgaaaaattttactattattaataatattagtaGTAATAGCATATTGTGAATAATAACAGCAATTGTTCAGttcacatatttttttaattatatcattTCCTTATTAAGTATACACTTTTGTTTATGTTcatccatatatataatgtattatatatgtatccTTTACAATGTTTCATTGATTCTTTACATGTTTATTCCCAATTTTTATGTGGttataattttcaataatgTTACAATGTTTCACAATTTTCCAAATTTGAATGTGAAACTATATACATGTATCTATTAATTTGCACtttgatataatttttaagtaTATTATACAGAGAAAATTTAAATGTATTTTTGAatccttattttttaaagaaattaattttacatttataaataaatataaacatttcacaatttttgttttaatatatttttcaaactCCAAATTTTGTAACAAATTATATGCAATATTTCATAAAGCATGAggcatatttattttttttgtaaattttattataacatttgttttttaaaaattctttaattttaatttacatttaaaataaaattaaaaatatgatttatttttcaatctaaaaaaatatttttttaaaacgaTACCCAAAATTTGAATATCTCATTTTAACCGCAATCAATTAATaacatcaaatatatttgtttatactCCAAAGATCTTCGTATcctattatattaaatagtATACAACTGTTTAAGCGCTGTTTAtatcataaataattatttatccacttttttatttgtttgattTTTCTATTGAAATAGTAAGTTAATAGGTATTTTAAAAGTACGAACATAATGAGCAACGATTTATTTAAGtcagaaaataatatagcaGAACTTTTAGTTGAATCACCAGCATTTACATTTCATTGTGCCCATTTTATTGCTTATAAAGGATTCAGAGAAACATTACATGGTCATAATTATAATGTTTCGTTAAAAGTGAAAGGGCATATACAAAGTGATGGATATGTTGTagatttttctatattaaaaaagattGTTAAAAACATTTGCAATACAATAGACCATCGTTTTATTATACCCACTAATAGTGACGTTctaaaaatcgaaaaaataaataataattttcaaattaCATGTGAAGATAATTCTGTATATTCATTTCCACAAAATGATTGTGTTGAAATTCCTATAAAACATTCATCGACTGAAGAAATAGGCCATTACATTCTTAATAAAGCAATAGATGCAATAGGCATGGATTTCCTTAAAAATCGATCAGTTACTTATATAGAGATAAGTGTGAGTGAATCGCTAACCCAAAAAGCGATGGTTTGCAGGTATATATAAGAGAAATCAGAAAATTGTATACCTACACCTGCATACATACATtttattagtatttttttttattttctttcaaagttattattttttttatgttaccaatatataaaaattcaaaatattttaagtGAATAGATATGTGTAgctattcatatattttaagctACATATTTGaatggtaaaaaaataataacgaaaataatttaaaaaaaacaaatcaAATAGTATAAAACGACAAAAACAACAATATTGGCAATAGATAAGAATtacagaaaaaataaatcaattaaAATACTTATCAAGCCAATATAacttattataaaaaatatatatgtggtAATAAAATAAGAGCAATTTTGTTACTAAAACAATTAAAACAAACTAATCTTCATACATCAATTGCATTTGATCATGAACAACGTATGCATCTAAATCAATAGCTGTACAATTTTTGATTGCATATAAAAGCCTTTCCTTCAAAATTTCTAAAGAAGAATATTGTGGTAATAGCAATCGAAATCCACATGTAACAGCTGTAGGCAATCTTTGGTCGAcatcattaatattattatttgtattatctACATCTATGATCATATGCCAATCATTTTTTGTTGTAGGTAATCTTGAACGACCCGAAACGAATCTAAGAAATGATTGCAATTGTTCATTAGTAAATTTTTCTAAAACTGCAAAAAGTTTATCTTTCATTTTTAAGTCATTAAACCAAGTATGGGCTTTTAAAACACCTAAATTAATTTCTCTTTCACCACAAACCATATGCTCTATATCAGTaaaatcatataataatCTTAATCTTCCTAAAGGTATTACTGAACTAAAACCTTTTAATAAATGTGTAATTCCTTTTGATGATTCATTCATTTTACATTTTGTCATTAATTTAATGAATAAATCTAGATTATCAAAGTTGATCGGTACATTcattccattttttataagttCAATTGAATTTCCACCTGAATCTTCAGTCATAAATGTCATATCTCCTAAAGAATATGTCAGTTCAGTATTCCACAcatcttttttttcagagtttaacatttttaatgtttttaaCATTTCTACTGCAACCAGATCATAATCACATAAATCTTGCAATTCTAATGGCATTCCAGATACCTTTTTCCATATTATAGGGTTAaagcatatatttaatggaGATGCAATACAAATACACATGCCCATAATTCTACCTAAAGATTCATACATAGCTAATTCCATAGCTTTAATGgttttttcatcatatcCTATACTCTCACTATTTtttgcattattattattagtagTAGAATTATTTCCTTTATTTTGTATGTTTTCAAATTCATCTTTTTGGTCTGTTCTATTATATGATGATAATTTGTCATtatctttatcattttttttataaattttgttaataaagTTTCTTATAGTTTTTAATGatgtattattaataatttcaaATACAGAATCTGTTGgaaaattatattcaaatGACGAATCTCTAtcacatttattatttaaagagCTATCTGTTTGATTTTCATTTTCCAGTTTTTCAAAAGTTACAGATTTTTTACTATTCAATAAATAGCtatagtttttatttttagaacacgatttattatttttatttcctttttttttttttggtgaACCTTTTTTTGCACTATGCATATCATCATTGCTGCATTCAGTGTAAACGCAATTTCCATTTTTCTTAAGATGCTTTCCCTTTTCATTAGAGTTTTCATTGATATTAACAAATTCATTATCATATGAATTTTCTTTAGAAATTAAACTGTTATTCTTTAAGTATACATGTTCTCTTTCACactcatttatattattattgaatTCCCCATTCTGTTCATTTTCGTTTTCATCAGCTTGCATTGAAAAGAATTCATAATTTTGATTTACACTTTCTTTAAAATGTTCATCATATAATTTGTTCTCATCTTTGTTTTTATGCATTTGAAATTTCATAGATTGAGATTTGTGCAACttctttttaatatttttaatagaaTTATATGCTTGTAATATTTGCCATCTAtaattttctaaattatCAATAATATCTATTTCTCCAACATAATCTGCCTCTTGAATCGAATAAGGACTAGTTTTGGGATTTATAATTACAGTGTCTTGACGTCCTCCAATTGCTTGTGTATAATTTGGACATGGTATACATAATTGAAACATTGGTAAACTTTTATCTGGAGAATCTGATAATTTTCCCATAACTTCTCTTGATATAGATGAAAGATATTCATGAAATGGACCACCAAAATCAGTAGCACCTTCTCCAATAAATACTACCATAAAAGGTCTATCTCTTGGTTTCCTTCTAAGTTTATGAGTATCcatatttaataatgaaaatgtaCTTTGATACCACATTGAATGCGTAATGTTTTTAGCCGTTGCTGCCATACCTCTATCTATTTTTAATGTCAAATTAGATTTTTCTGGATTTGCTgaagtaatattttttaaacaatCTTTCCATAATTTTGAAACAGTATCATGTTTGAGTAGTTtcttaacaaataaatatgaagacAATTGTATAGGTAAATCAGAAGAACCCATTGCTAAAACCATCTTATTAGAataatatccatttttaCAATGTTTTATACAGTTTAAACTACTATTTTTAGTAGTTTTTTCATCAAGAATATTACCATTATTGTCAAAATAGTTATTATCACTATCATTTGTAAATGAAAACTGATAATTgtcattaattttttgtgaaatatttttgttgTCATCTTTAATATTGTCACATTTGTTAAGATTAAATAAATAGTTactaaaattgtatatatcaTTATGTTTTTTACAATTTGTTTCATTCCATGGGAAATATCTATCTTTGCTACTAAAAAAGCATAACGGACATTCCAAGGTACGTAACCCATGCTCTTCTAAATGCACAACAGGTTTATTAAACAAAACTGCTGAAATTGGTAAacaattttcaaaataattattaaatgtATTTAACAATGATATACGAtcttgtataatttttaaaaaaatatttttattttgttcatatacatgatttttataataatctaCCGTCATaaccattttattttttgcaatattttttaaagattCTTCGGAAAGAGTAAAATATTTCTTAAAATTTGGAGGGAAAGCACCATGCTTTTTATAgttattttgatatattgTCCTCATTGTAAAATTATgaacttttttaatttcttcaATAAATTCGTCtaaagatatatttatttttttccataattGTGATGTTTTACTTGGtaatttcttctttattttttctatatcaAATGCATGATAAACAAAAAGACTTAATTTTTCAGGAGAATCCATATAGCTACTTATTAaatcatatatatgcaaaatatatatatctaatgTATGTGgccatattttattacattcTTCTCTAAttaattcattttcatttggGTTAGATATTAATTCTAtttcacataataatttaaagtctctttcttcttttttatcatattctATATAATCCCCTTCATAATAGGtatcattttcatatatatttttttcatttaaattgtcttcatatatataatcatatGAATCATTTATATCACTTactgaaatatatttatttttcttactttttttgttatttttatttatatcattcagtttataattttttttatctgattcatttatatttcctAATCTAACCAAATTGTcacatttttctttttcagtactataatttgtatttttacaTTCTTTTCCACAGTTAgaacttttttttaatgtatcAAAGGgcaaattattataactaGACATATCTTCTGTAAAATTGTTTTCAAACTTTATATGTGTGTCTCTTTCTTGTTTTTTAATGTTCAATTGACTTTTCTTTCTATTATTTGTTTTGCTATTGCTGCTGATACTgtttatgttattattatcaagATCCTTTCTAGTATTACTATTACTTTCTCCTAATATATCTAAATTAATTGATCGTATAGAGCTTTGCTTggtcattttattttctcgTTGTTTAatatcttcattatttttcaaaatatcctttttgttattattgcATTTTCCATCGCTGTCTTTATTACATGATTCTGTATCATTTTCGATTTGATTATAGCTTATTCTTTCGTGATGACTAGAAGAATGACTGCATGACGCAAAATTAACATTTTCgttttcactatttttttctttttcattgaTTTCTTTCCTTATTGAATCATCTATATTATCTAATCCATAATTATcaatttcattttcattagtAATATAATGCATAGAATTTGTTACATTGTTCGAAGCGCTGTTACTATTATGCATTTCGCTAAAAATTCTAAACAATGGTATACATTGTGCAGAATCTGTTATATGAGTATATTTATCATGTGTATTATTTGTTCGCgattttgatttatttttattttcatctattTGTTCGTCAAGAATATtaggaataaaataaagttctTTCTttgatttttcttttttatttatagtatATCCCCgtaaataatttgaatatttGTCTTGCtcatttatatcattattgttactattctcttgaaaaatataattctttaagaataatttttttgaatataaatcACATAAAAATGATCCTCTATTTAGATctctatttttaaatatttcattaaacATACATGAATCATGTAAAgccatatttaataaaatatttttatcattaattgtatttattaaattgttgtaaaataaaaagtggTCACCATTTTGCAATGCTTTATTCATAATTGCTACTGATTCTAATACATCATTctcatatttaaaaaatgtatatgaaTCTGTTATCCATTTTATATCATGAAATTCATTTAAAATacccattttttttaataaatttttcttCCATTGTTCATGTACATCATTAGACCATTTT belongs to Plasmodium yoelii strain 17X genome assembly, chromosome: 11 and includes:
- a CDS encoding 6-pyruvoyltetrahydropterin synthase, putative, giving the protein MSNDLFKSENNIAELLVESPAFTFHCAHFIAYKGFRETLHGHNYNVSLKVKGHIQSDGYVVDFSILKKIVKNICNTIDHRFIIPTNSDVLKIEKINNNFQITCEDNSVYSFPQNDCVEIPIKHSSTEEIGHYILNKAIDAIGMDFLKNRSVTYIEISVSESLTQKAMVCRYI
- a CDS encoding ribonuclease P protein subunit p29, putative yields the protein MEENVNEINKKLKINNNKAVNYYVNNVSLKKKKQYSANFTYSNKLNNNTKKWNNSYDVNITSKNGHTPNLMKSALNYWEYNANSKNNNIKSKTTNNHPFIKNDTILNSDWEDKELKKKFDLYEHQRIFLKSNVKDRVETCNSNKKLNNIGLSSNEYTNYNVVSEKNSYEHAKKINELWNIYVNELLELTNNNELSLETINEMELNGAYVEVHKSRCSSYIGIKGIIILETQNGFKIITPNNKVLILLKNKTVFIIKIKDKQYYLHGVQLMRDPALKSSKKYKMLQNRVI